In Leisingera sp. NJS204, the DNA window CATCCGGCCGCGCGGTGCGGATGTGAAAGGCGTGGCGGCGGATGCCTCCGGCCCGTTGTCGTTCATGGATGTGTGGGATGCAATGTGCCGCACCATCATGTCGGCGGGCTCGCGCCGCGGTGCGATGATGGCCACCATGCGTTGCGACCACCCGGATGTTGAGGCTTTCATCACTGCCAAATCCGATTCTGCCCGCCTGCGCATGTTCAACATGTCGGTGCTGATCACCGATGCTTTCATGGACGCGGTCAAGGCCGACGGGTCCTGGGAACTGGTGTTTGACGGCAAGGTCTATCACACCGTGCAGGCGCGCGATCTGTGGAACAAGATCATGCAGGCGACCTATGATTATGCCGAACCCGGCGTTATCTTCATCGACCGGATCAACAAGGCCAACAACCTCTCCTATATCGAAAACATCTGCGCCACCAACCCCTGCGGCGAGCAGCCGCTGCCGCCCTATGGTGCGTGCCTTTTGGGTTCGGTCAACATGGCGCGGCTGGTGGCCAGCCCGTTTGAGAAAGACGCGCATCTGGACCAGGAGGCGATGCAGGAGCTGGTCGCGACCGCGGTGCGGATGATGGACAACGTGGTCGATGTCTCCAAATTCCCGCTGGAGGCACAGGCGCAGGAAGCCAAGAACAAGCGCCGGATCGGCCTGGGGGTCACGGGTCTGGCTGATGCGCTCTTGATGCTTGGTCTGGAGTACGGCTCCGACGAAGCGGCGCGTCAGACCGACGAATGGCTGCATAGCATAGCCCGCGCCGCCTATCTGGCGTCGGTGGATCTGGCCAAGGAAAAGGGCGCCTTCCCGCTGTTCGACGCCGAGGCCTATCTGAACTCCGGCAACATGCTGAACATGGATGACGATGTGCGCGACGCAATCCGCGAGCACGGCATCCGCAACGCGCTGCTGACCTCGATCGCGCCGACCGGCACCATTTCGCTTTATGCAGGCAACGTATCCTCAGGCATCGAGCCGGTGTTTGCCTATGCATACACCCGCAAGGTGCTGCAGAAGGACGGGTCGCGCACCGAAGAGGAAGTGGTCGATTACGCAGTGCAGATGTACCGCGAGAAATTCGGCGCCGATGCCAAGCTGCCCGGTTACTTCGTCAACGCCCAGACCCTGCCGCCCGCGGCCCATGTCAAGATGCAAGCAGCGGCGCAGAAATGGATCGACTCGTCGATCTCTAAGACCATCAATTGCCCGGAAGACATCTCCTTTGATGACTTCAAGGACGTTTACATGCAGGCCTGGGATCAGGGCTGCAAAGGCTGCACCACCTACCGTCCGAATGACGTGACCGGCTCGGTTCTGTCGGTCAGCGAAAGCGCCGACACCGCGCCGGGCGAGACCGCCCAGGCACCGCATGAGAGCGATAGTGCCGAAGTGGTCTACATGTCCGAGCCGCTGGACCGCCCGCAGTCGCTGGAGGGCCATACCTACAAGCTGAAGTGGCCGGACAGCGAGCACGCGATCTATCTGACCATCAACGACATCATCATCAACCACCACCGCCGCCCGTTCGAAGTGTTTATCAACTCCAAGAACATGGAGCATTATGCCTGGACGCTGGCGCTGACCCGGATGATTTCAGCCGTGTTCCGCCGCGGCGGAGATGTGTCCTTTGTGGTCGAGGAGTTGAAAGCGGTATTCGACCCGCGCGGCGGCGCCTGGGTTCAGGGCAAGTATATCCCGTCGATCCTGGCTGCAATCGGCGGCGTGATCGAGACGCATATGGTCAAGACCGGCTTTCTGGAAGGTGAGGGCATGGGCCTGAAATCCGACCCGCAGGCGCAGGTGGTGAACCTGAACGCCCCGCGCGGCAAGGCCTGCCCGAGCTGCGGCCAGTTCGACATGCAGATGGTTGAAGGCTGCATGACCTGCCGCAGCTGCGGCCACTCGAAGTGCGGCTGAGGGGGCATGGGGGCTTTTTTGTCGGTTGACGTCCGACAGCGGAACTGCGTCTTTGCGACAAAAAACGGGTTTTTGATCTAGGCTTCTACGGCGCTGTAGAACTGTCCGTTTGGGCGGCAAAGTACCTCACCAATCAGAGAAGGCGGAGCTAGTGCTCCGCCTTCCTCGCTTTCTGGGTGGGTACTTGCGAAACTGGACTGCTTTCCGCAGTCATTTGCAATTCCTTGAGCCCAATATTGTTTGCCGCTCAACCCAGTATGACCTCCTGTTGTCAACGCGACCTAGCCTGAAGTTCAATGCTCAAGAAGGGCCGACAGCGTCCTTTCAGTGAGGTCTTCCGCAAAGTGCAGGTCCAGTTCGACCCGGGCGTTCGACGCGGTGTCTTCCGCGAACCTGCGGACCATTGCGCGCTCCCAGCAAGACAGCTTGCCCAGGATCATTAGGTCAATGTCCGAGTGCTCTCGGAAGTCCCCCTTAGCGAGGGATCCGAAAAGCTCATGTGCGATCCCTTTGCGTGCCAATTCCGAATGAATCGTCTGCCAGGCGGCTTTTGCCGCCTTCAGATGCAGTTGCCTGCGCTGCTCCTGCAAAACTTCGAAACGTGTCATCCGGGTCTCCCTGCCCCCAAAATATAGGCTGCTCCGGTAACTGTCATGGGAAAGGTTGATTTGGGGCAGCTGCATGGCCACAAGCGAAAGCTTGATTCGGGAAATGGCAAAGGGTCGTTCGCGGTACTCGTGTAAACAGGGCGGGAATCGGACCTTCTCCGCAGGCGCGAGCCGAACATGGTGAAACGTTGGAAGCCGACCTTCAGGCAACGCCGCATTAGGTTTCTGTTCTGCATCGCCGCAGGTCAACAGCCCCATATCGGCTGTTAGCACCTGGCAGCCTCTCGCCGGTGCAGCATGCCGCGAACGGCGCTAAGCGGCCATTGCAAGGTCCATCACGGAAAGTAGCCGATCCCAGTCCAATCTTCATGATGCGCTCGTTCACTACGGATTGACATGCAGCGGCGCGTGTGCAGCATCGATCCAAATTCACCAAGGGTTGCATTATGTCAGAAGTCATTGATCAGGGAGCTACAGTTGAGGAAGGTCAGAACCTTAGAGTAGCGTTCTCTACAACGGATAAGGTCAATTTCTCCTCTGCCCAGAACGGTGTTTCGATCCTGCGCAAGATTACCTTGATCAATGGGACAGATGCGCCGCTGGAAAACCTCGCTATTTCCATCGAGAGTAGCCCCTCCGTCATCAAACCTAAAACTTGGACGATGGATCGGCTCGGCCCCGGCGAAGAGAGGAACCTGTCAGACCTCGAAACGCCCTTGAATGACACGCTTCTATCCGGGCTGAACGAAGCGGAATTTGGCCAGTTGACCTTGAAGGTGTCCGCCAATGACACCGAGTTGTTTCGCGAAGAGCGCCGGATCGAAATGCTGGCCCGCGATGAGTGGGGCGGGATCGGTGACATGGCGCATCTGCTGGCCGCTTATGTCTCGCCCAATGATGCCGTGGTGGCGGCGATCCTGAAGGAAGCGGGTCGGTTGCTGGAGCGTGGCGGGCAGAGTGGCGCAATTGACGGCTACCAGTCGAAAGACCCGGGACGGGCGTGGATGTTGGCAGGAGCGATCTGGTCTGCGACAACGGCGCTCGGGCTCACTTATGCTTTTCCGCCGGCCTCTTTTGAGACCCGCGGACAGAAGGTACGCAGCCCTGCGCGCATCAAGTCCGAGGGGCTGGCTACCTGCCTGGACAGCGCCTTGCTGCTGGCAGCGTGTTTCGAAGCTGCCGGCCTGAACCCGGCGGTCCTGTTTTCCGAGGGCCACGCCTGGACGGGCGTATGGCTCACGGAGCGCGATTTCGGCCAGGTGACGGAACCTGACGTGATGACCGTGCGCAAGGCAATTGACGCGCTTGAGTTCGTCACGATGGAAACTACGCTTCTGACAAAGCGACCGACAATTGGCTTTGAACAGGCGGTCAGCGCGGGCCGAGATCTGACGGCGGAGCGCAACGAACACACGTTCCAGCTGGCTGTCGATATTCGCCGGGCACGCGTCGCGCGTATTCGGCCTCTTGCTTCCCACAACACCGAGACAAGCCAGGACGCCGAGCAGATCGAGGCCGCGCCGCCAGCCCTGCCGAAACCGCTGGCTTTCGATTTCCTGCCGGGTGATCTGGTGGACGAAGAGCCCCAAACGCCGCAGGATCGGATTTCCCGCTGGCAACGCAAGCTGCTCGACCTCTCCCTGCGTAATCGCCTGCTCAATTTCCGTGATACCAAGCAGACACTTCCGTTCATCTGTCCTAACGTATCGAGCCTCGAAGACCAACTGGCCGACGGCAAGAAATTCAAAGCCCTTGCACTCAAGGACGAAGACCCGGTTGGGCAGCGTGACCTGCTCAACAAGGAAGAACCGAAGCTGCTCGAAGAGGTCGCGCGTGATGCCTTCGCCAAGGGACAAGTGGCGGTTCCGCTGACGGGAAAGGATACCAACAACCGCCTCCTGGCATTGTTTCGCAAGGCCAAGAGCGACATGCAGGAAGGCGGCACCAATACGTTGTTCCTTGCGGCAGGTTTTCTGCGCTGGAAAAAGACCGAAACCGATACGCGCAGCTACCGCGCACCTTTGCTGTTGATTCCCGTCAAGATTTCGCGCCGCTCGGCCCAATCCGATTTCATTATCGAGCATCACGAGGATGATGTCCGCCTGAACGCGACCTTGCTCGAATTCCTTAAGCGCGACTTCGACCTGCACATCCCAGAACTTGAGGGTGAGTTGCCGCGTGATGACAGCGGCTACGACCTGCCGCTGATCTTCGAAATCATGCGACGCAAAGTGCGTGACGTGGCCGGGTTCGAGGTGGTGGAAGAATTGGCCATGTCCACCTTCTCCTTTGCCAAGTTCCTGATGTGGAAAGACCTGGTCGACCGGACGGACAGCCTACGCAACAGTGCATTGGTGCAGCACCTCGTCGACAATCCCACAGAGCCGTTCCTTGCCGAAGGCGCAGCGACCCTACCATCTGCCGTAGATGTGGATCGACGGGTGGCGCCCCGGGATCTCTTCACGCCATTGCCTGCGGATTCGTCGCAGTTGTCGGCAGTGCTTGCCGCACAGGAGGGGCACGACTTTGTCCTGATCGGCCCGCCTGGTACGGGTAAAAGCCAGACTATCGCCAACATCATTTCGCAGTGCCTTGCAGTGGGCAAGACGGTGCTTTTCGTTGCCGAGAAATCCGCTGCGCTGGACGTGGTTCATCGCCGTCTATCGGCGCACGGGCTGGGCGATGCAGTGCTGGAGCTACATTCCAACAAGGCGGACCGAAAGTCCGTTCTTGACCAACTCGGGCGCAGCTGGAACCGGCAGGGCGAGGTGTTCGAGGCAGAATGGATTCGCGTGACCGACGATCTCTCGATCACACGCACTCAGCTGAATCAATACGTGGCCACGCTACACCGCAAGGGAACCCAGGGGTTCAGCGTCTACGACGCCGTGGGCCATGCTGCTCGCGCCGAGGTGCCCTTTAGCCTGGCCTTCGACAACAAGGATGCCCACGATGCCGAGAGCTATGCGCATTTGAACAACTTGGCCGAGGCGGTCGGGCGGTGCCATCAGATTGTCCAGGATCGCCCCGACTTGCCGCTGGTCGGTGCCGAAGAGTGGTCCTTTGGCTGGCAGGCGGAACTGTTACAGCGGGCTGAGAATTTGCGCAAAGCCTCCCGCGACCTGGCAGAGGGCGCAGCCGCTCTGTCTACACTGTGCGGGTTGCCTGATGATGCGCTGACCCGGGATCGGCTCGGAAAACTCGTGGCGCTCGCCGGATGGCCGGCAAGCGGGTCCGATGTCAGCTGGGGCCTGGATGCGGACCTATCGAAAGCGGAGCAGGAGAGCGAACGACTTGGCCCACTGCTGGACGCGCATCGGGACACGACCGGGGCGCTGTCGGCAAGCTATCCTCTGGATCGGCTTGGCTCGATACCGCTCGATCAGATGGACGCCGACTGGCGGCGTGCCCAGACAAAAATCTGGCCATTCTCGATCTTCGCCAAGTCTGCCGTGCGGAAGCTGCTTCAGACCTATGCCACGGACGGAAAGGCCGATCCGGCAACGGACATTACCGCCTTGGATACCTTGCGTCGGATCAACGGCGATATCGACACCATTGCACTGTCCGGCTGTCCTGCTTTCGACAAGGCTGCAACGGACGCCATCCGATTGACGCAGCTCATCGGAGAGGCGCAGCAGTTTCGTGCGGTGACTGACCCGCTGACACCGCAGGTCTCGGATCACTCGCGATGGACGAAGGCCAAAGCCGCACTGGCCCGCCGCGAGGCTGGCGACTTGCGGGCAGCCCTGGATCGTTTCCGCGTGCTTTTTCAAAGCTGGGCAACGCAGGCGAATGCGTTCCGGGACACTGCAGGAACCGACCCGACACAGCATTCCCTCAATGACCTCGCCCAGCTCCTTGATCAGACGCTACAAAACCGCGAAGCCTTGGAGGATTGGACGCGCTGGATGAACGTGCGCAATCAAGCCTGCGGGGCGGGAATGACCTCCCTGGTCGAAGCTGTTGAAGCCCGAACTATGGCTGGCCCGGCGGAAGAAGCGTTCACCACGGCCTACGCTCAGTGGTGGCTGCCGCAAGCCATGGACGCAGAACCCGTGCTGCGGGGCTTTTCCCATTGGTCACACGAGGACGCGATCACCAAGTTCCGCGCCCTCGACGATCGCGCTACCGAGATGGCGGCAGAGCAAGTCCTTCACCGCATCCGGCATGGACTGCCAGCCCGCGACGGCGTGGCCCGCAAATCCGAGTTGGGAACCCTGCACCACCAGCTCGGCCTGCAACGCCCCAGCATGCCGATCCGAACGCTGATCTCTGAGATGCCGGATACCTTCACCAAACTCGCACCTTGCGTGTTGATGTCGCCTCTGTCTGTCGCGCAATACCTGCCCGCCGGGCAAGCCGCCTTTGACGTGGTGATCTTCGACGAGGCTTCTCAGATCACGACCTGGGACGCGATCGGGGCTATCGCACGGGGACGGCAAGCTATCATCGTCGGCGACCCCAAGCAGCTGCCCCCAACTAACTTCTTTGGCCGCACCGAAGACACCGAAGTAGACCTGCCGGAAAGCGAAAAAGACCTCGCCTCGATCCTTGACGAGGTGGCTGCCGCTGGCATCCCGACCCAGCAACTCGACTGGCACTACCGCAGCCGGGATGAATCCCTTATCGCATTCTCCAACTGGCATTACTATGGCGGAAGACTGGTGACCTTCCCGTCTCCAACCACAGAGTCGCAGGCGGTGCAGTTGCACCAGGTCGATGGCACCTATGCCCGTGGTATGGGGCGCACTAACGAGGACGAAGCCCGCGCGATCACCCGCATGGTAGTGCGTCGCCTGACGGAATGGCTCGCCTTACCCGAAGAAGAGCGCCTTACGCTCGGCGTCATCACTTTTAACGGTGAGCAACAAGGGCTGATCCTCGACCTGCTGGACGAAGAACGCCGCAAGAACCCCGATCTGGAATGGTTCTTCGAGGATGATCGCGAAGAACCCGTCATCGTTAAAAATCTGGAAAACATCCAAGGGGATGAACGCGATGTCATGCTGTTCTCGATTACCTTCGGTCCGGATCACGCGGGCAAGCTGTCCATGGCCTTTGGCGCGCTCAACGGTGATGGCGGGGAAAAGCGGCTGAACGTAGCGATCACCCGCGCCCGGCAGGAGTTACACATCTTCGCCTCGATCCGCGCGGATCAGATCGATTTGACCCGCACGAAGGCGCTTGGCGTCAAACATCTCAAGGGCTTCCTCGACTTCGCGGCGCGTGGGCCGGTTGCACTGCCCTCGCAAGACGATGGATCGCTCGGCCCTGTGGAGAATGTCTTTGAGGCGGCGATCAAGGCGGCCATCGAGGCAAAGGGCTGGGAGCTGCGACCACAAATCGGCGTCTCCGGTTTCCGCATCGACTTGGGCGTCGTGCATCCGGATCATGCGGGCGTCTACCTTGCAGGGATCGAATGCGACGGGGCGACTTATCACGGCTCTGCCACGGCACGAGACCGGGACAAGGTTCGGCAAGCCGTTCTGGAAAACCTCGGCTGGAAGATCTTGCGCATCTGGTCTACCGACTGGTTCAAGAACCCAAAAGCCGTCGTGGAGCGCATCCATGATGCGCTGACGGAGCATCTGGAGGCAGATAGGGAAAGGCGCGCGGAAGAGCGCGGCGCTCGAACTGCATCGTTCGAAGAGGCTTTTCCAGCCGACGATATCCTACCCGCCGAGCGGCGTTTTGCAGCCGAAAGGGCAACGGTTCCGGTGGAAATGGAGCAACGGCCTGAACCAGGCATGCCTGCGCCTGAACACCGCGAGGGGCCTCTTGTTGCAGGAGTGATAGCACCGGAACATGATGAAACAGACGTAGCCGCCATCACGCAATCGGATGACCTTATCCCCGACCCGGTGCAATTCTACGAACCTTCCTACATCCCGCGTCTTGAGCGTTTGATTGCGGACATCGTCAGAACCGAAGGGCCACTTCCAGTGACGCTCCTTTCGCGGCGTGTTGCCCAACAACACGGGTGGCAACGTACTGGCCGGCGTATCGTTGAACAGGTGTGCTCGGCTTTAGCGCGTATCGATATCCATGACGAAAATGGCGTCGATTTTGCCTGGAGCAAGGGCAGCCACTCAGACCGTGTGCCGTTCCAGATTGATCTGAGTCGCAGCATCCGCGACATTTCACGAGCCGAGATCGCCTGGCTATGCGATGCAAATGCCAAGGCGCTCGATGAAAGCGATGATCCGGCTCGCGATTTGTCACGTCTGGCAGGCATTAACCGCTTAGTGGCCGACAGCCGAAGCTACCTCGAAACCTGTATTGAATGGCGAAGAGAAACTGCTTCAATGGCAGGTGCTGACGCTTCATAGGCAATTCCACATTCCGATCCCAAATTTGCCATAGCAGAAGCACACAAGAGCTATGGTGAATTCGACCCCGATGTCAGACTCAAGACCCGCTTACATTCACTCTGCGACGTCTTCTGTAGAACCGTTGGGGCGCAATCCTTGCGTCGGCTGCAGTGAGTGTAGATGGATGGAAGAGCCTATGCAGCCTTGGCCTCCCGGCTCGGATGCTGTGGGCGAAGAAGATCACTCGCAACCCAAAGCGGCCCTATGCCTGGTGGCCAGCCAAGCGGGTCAGCACATGCAGGTCGGGTGGGAAACAACCATTCGCCGCGGGGGCATTCCCACATCCTGGAGTAAAAGCGAACTTTGATCGCGTTCGACCCGGAAGAAGAGCGCGTGAAAAGTCTGGACGATGAACAAGTTTAGATTGATAATTCCACATCTGATTCAAAAATATTTGATCGTCCTGAAGAATTGTTTGAGCGTTATGAATACACCACCCACTCCCAAACCCACCTTGAAAATATCGGCCACGCACATTGGCCCGATCATGTCTTTGGATGCACCGCTTTCCAAAAACAAGCAAAACTTGATTTTTGCACGGAATGGGACCGGAAAATCGTTTCTGGCACGTTCCCTTCGCCTCTTGGATGAAGCTTCGTTAGAAGGAGTTACACCCGAAGAGATGCCTGAGCTTCTCGTCTCAGAGGAAGCGCACGCCGGGCAGGGCACGTTCCTGCTCTACGAGGATCAGGATTGCATCGGTAGCATTGGCTTGAACTGTCTTAGTCAGTCTGTCAGCTTTTCAGTCCCGCGCTACATTTTTCACGTGTTCTCAGAGGACTACATTGACTTTCACCTAAGGCAGAATTCCTTCGAGTTAGACGGGGAAATCACGCATGAGATAATCGTTGGTCAAGAGAACCTAACGCTGGATGCGAAAGAAAGCGAAGTGGTTTCGAAGAAACAGAATCTGGAAGTAGCCCGAAGGAATTTTGATGAGGACTTCGCGGCGCAAAAAAAGAAGCTGCAGGATGATTTTAGCATCAACGCTTCTTTAGGCGGCTTTAAGTCTCTGACCAGTAATGTGTTTCTTACCCCGTCTCAATCTTCAGATGAGCAACCATCAAAGACCTTGGTTGAGCTGCTCGCGGACTTCAACAAGTTTAAATCGCTTCCAAATGATCCCAAAATGCCCTTGGCAACCGAGCTGGATGGACTTGGATTGGATTGGGTTGCGATAAGTTCATCCTTAGAGAAAATCACGAGCCCATCGAGTGTGGCGGAGGAAGTGAAGTCCAAAATAGCAGCCGACCCAAGCTTTTTTCGTTCGGGCCTAAAGCTCACAACTACTAGCGCGAACGCCTGCCCATTTTGTACGCAAAGTTTGACAGAAGCTGCGCAGCTGGCTCTGTCAAAGTACCAAGAGTACTTTGAAGATGCAGAAGCAACGGAAAAAGACACTCTTGCACTACTGGAACGAAGCGTAAAGACCGCTCGCTCGAAGTTGACAGCTTGGAGGACACTGTACCTGACGGCGAAATCGAACTTTGATGATTTGAAGGCCTTCTTTCCATCGTTACAGGATAAAAACGTAGAAGACGAAAGCGCTGTGCTCGAAGTAATCGATGCGATTCTCGTTTCGATACTAAAGGCTTTGGCGTCTAAGCAGTTGGATTTGTCATGCGATCAAACGATACCTATCGAGAATGCTGCATCTGAATATGATCGGCTTGTTAAAATTTGTGGACGCAATAGAAAACTTTTCGCAGACTTATATAGCCTAGTGAGTAATTCTTCCAGCGAGCGGAAATCAATTCAGAACGAGGCGTGCAAAGCGTTTTCAATTGAATTTGGCAAGAACAAATCAGCAGATATCGACGCCATCATACTTCTCGGTCAACAGGCTCTGAACCTACAAGACGAGATCGACGAACTCCGGCGAACACAGGGCGATAAAGCAGACGCGCGAACTCGGGTGGCAGAAACCTTCACACTGCTCCTGAAGCGGTTCTTTGGGGTCAAATACTCATTTGATGCCACAACATTCAAAGTTTTACGCGAACAGAAAAATATGGTACGCGGAGGCGATAGAACCTTGAGCGACGGCGAAAAGTCCGTGATGGCATTTTGCTATTTCATTGCACAGAGTCACCTGAGAGTAAATAGCAACGATGACTATGAACGGCTGTATTTTGTCTTTGATGATCCAGTAACTTCGATGTCGTCCGACTATGTTTATTCAATTGTACAAACGCTAAAACTCTTGAGGATCAGCGCGGCTGGAGAAATCGAGTTCAACCCTAAATCGGGGAATCCAAGACCTCGAATGCTGATCCTGACCCATAACAACTATTTCTACAATGTTGCTAGCAGCAACGGTGCAATACCTAAATCTGGCCTTTTCCAACTGGTGCCCGGGACAACTCAGCATACGTTGGCGAGTCAGAAGGGCTTTGCTACGCCGCATCAACAACAGCTCAAGCATGTTCATGATGTTAGTATTGGGAAAGTAGAGCCCGATTTCATGACCCCAAACTCAATCCGGTCTGTCGTCGAAAGCATGTGGAAGTTTTGCCGACCAGATGTAGTTGATTTTGGATCGTTTTCTGAATTTCTAATCGACGAATGTGAGATTGAGTTGAAAAGCGTACTCATCAACGACTTATCGCATGGCGGGAAATTTGATGATCAGCCACACAAATCAGACGATATCATTGAAGCTGCGCGAGAGGCTATCACTGTAGTGAGGCGATTTGCTGAGGGTCAACTCAAGCACCTCTAGGAGTATTTTAGGTAATGTCTGAATTAAAAATCCAGTGTCCGAAGTGTTCCAATGAAATTGAGCTTACTGAGCAGTTGGCGGGCCCAATGTTGGCGGATCTGCGAGCATCGTTCGATAACGAACTGGCCAAGCGGGAAGAGCAAGCTTCAGAAGCGCTGGCTATTGCGCAGGCGCAAGCCAAAGAGGCTGCACAGGCTGAAATTGCGGCTGAGCAAGCGGCTTTGAAGCAGCGTCTTGATGCCCAGGACGAAAAGTTGAGACATGCCCAGGCAGCACAAGCTGTTGCGATAAAGCGTGAGCAAGAGCTTAAAGACAAAGAAGCGGAGATGGATTTAACGCTTCAAAAGATGCTTGCCGAAGAACGACCGGTGTTGGCTGAGAAACTGACCCGCGAGGCGGATGAAAGAGCGGCGTTGAAACTTGCGGAGCAAGCGCAAGTAATGGAGGGCATGAAACGCCAAATCGAAGCCCTTAAGCAGAAGTCCGAACAAGGTTCCATGCAAACCCAAGGGGAAGCAGCTGAGATAGTTCTTGAAGAAACTCTAGCGGCTGCATTTCCTATGGATGGTTTTGTACCGGTTGCGAAGGGAGTCAGCGGAGCGGATGTCCGCCAAAATGTAACCGGATCCAACGGAATCGCGGGGAGCATCCTTTGGGAAAGCAAGCGCACTAAAAATTGGACCGCCGGTTGGCTCGCCAAACTGCGCGACGACCAGAGGACATCGGGATGCGAGGTAGCGGTTATCACGTCTCAAGCATTACCCGAGGGAGTTGAAAGTTTCGGGATGGTAGATGGCATTTGGGTTTGCGCGCCACGCTATGCAGTACCGTTAGCATCATCCTTGCGGCAGGGTTTGATCGATGTGGCGGGAGCAAAGAGCCGCGCTATGGGGCAAGAAACCAAGATGGAGATGATCTACGACTATTTGACTGGCACTCAATTCAAACAGCGTGTCGATGCGATTGTTGAGCGTTTCGAGGACATGCAAGACAACCTACGCAAAGAACGCGTATTCATGGAAAAGCAATGGGCCTTGCGGGCAAAACAGATTGATCTGGTAATTATATCTACTGTTGGGATGCATGGTGACTTGCAAGGAATCGCAGGACGTTCCATGCCCGAAATTGAGAGTGTTCAAGGGCTGATGATTGGCAAAGACGACTAATGTCATGCCGCGCAATTCTAGTACGAAGAATGTCTGGTATCGAGATGTAGGCCTGTAAGATATTGATCGCTTTGGATGTTCGGTTTAGGCCGACGAGGTTCCGAAGAGCGCCCTCAGTTCATAACTTTGCACTGGCAGCTTCCTGCGCAAAGCGAACGCGGGAGGACGTCTTGGCTGCACCTGCGACGAAAGTCCGGCTAGTCCCG includes these proteins:
- a CDS encoding AAA family ATPase — its product is MNKFRLIIPHLIQKYLIVLKNCLSVMNTPPTPKPTLKISATHIGPIMSLDAPLSKNKQNLIFARNGTGKSFLARSLRLLDEASLEGVTPEEMPELLVSEEAHAGQGTFLLYEDQDCIGSIGLNCLSQSVSFSVPRYIFHVFSEDYIDFHLRQNSFELDGEITHEIIVGQENLTLDAKESEVVSKKQNLEVARRNFDEDFAAQKKKLQDDFSINASLGGFKSLTSNVFLTPSQSSDEQPSKTLVELLADFNKFKSLPNDPKMPLATELDGLGLDWVAISSSLEKITSPSSVAEEVKSKIAADPSFFRSGLKLTTTSANACPFCTQSLTEAAQLALSKYQEYFEDAEATEKDTLALLERSVKTARSKLTAWRTLYLTAKSNFDDLKAFFPSLQDKNVEDESAVLEVIDAILVSILKALASKQLDLSCDQTIPIENAASEYDRLVKICGRNRKLFADLYSLVSNSSSERKSIQNEACKAFSIEFGKNKSADIDAIILLGQQALNLQDEIDELRRTQGDKADARTRVAETFTLLLKRFFGVKYSFDATTFKVLREQKNMVRGGDRTLSDGEKSVMAFCYFIAQSHLRVNSNDDYERLYFVFDDPVTSMSSDYVYSIVQTLKLLRISAAGEIEFNPKSGNPRPRMLILTHNNYFYNVASSNGAIPKSGLFQLVPGTTQHTLASQKGFATPHQQQLKHVHDVSIGKVEPDFMTPNSIRSVVESMWKFCRPDVVDFGSFSEFLIDECEIELKSVLINDLSHGGKFDDQPHKSDDIIEAAREAITVVRRFAEGQLKHL
- a CDS encoding DUF2130 domain-containing protein, translated to MSELKIQCPKCSNEIELTEQLAGPMLADLRASFDNELAKREEQASEALAIAQAQAKEAAQAEIAAEQAALKQRLDAQDEKLRHAQAAQAVAIKREQELKDKEAEMDLTLQKMLAEERPVLAEKLTREADERAALKLAEQAQVMEGMKRQIEALKQKSEQGSMQTQGEAAEIVLEETLAAAFPMDGFVPVAKGVSGADVRQNVTGSNGIAGSILWESKRTKNWTAGWLAKLRDDQRTSGCEVAVITSQALPEGVESFGMVDGIWVCAPRYAVPLASSLRQGLIDVAGAKSRAMGQETKMEMIYDYLTGTQFKQRVDAIVERFEDMQDNLRKERVFMEKQWALRAKQIDLVIISTVGMHGDLQGIAGRSMPEIESVQGLMIGKDD